A region of the Apus apus isolate bApuApu2 chromosome 5, bApuApu2.pri.cur, whole genome shotgun sequence genome:
gcttTAGCCCAGGACTGCCAGGTTTCTCCTGTGACTTCATTAAGTTTGAGCAGGCATTTAGTTTCTCCTTATCCACCCACAGGCAACATTTGGGAAGACAGGGCAGcatcttcctttcctctggcAGACAGATGGAGGTTCAGTGGACACTGGGTCCTCTGCAAAATCCAGGCACCCAGAGCTGGTTcatgcagcttttctgtggaCATTTCCACTGCTCAGGATTAACTGGAGGCTGGATCTAACCAGGGGTTAAAAGGAACCAAAGAGGCTGGTCCCTAGGTAGCCCAGCCCCAGGCATCTGTTTccaaaacagaatgaaaacaatttgATTGTGGCAAGGATTTAGTCGTTCTTCCTGCCTTGTGTCATACAGCCCAAGGAAAGGAGAGgactttttctctcctcataAAGCAGGGTGTGTTTCAGACTCAGACACTGACATCAAACAAGTGCATGGCTCCTTTCCCATCTTTCTGACTGTCCTGAGGTCACGGATTTGCAGTTTCCCTGCCCTGTGACTGCCTTGTTCCAGTGCTGGCAAGCACGGAGCAGCCAGAGGCCATCACTTGGCTCTTCTGttgtctccttttttcccccccctcttctctgcagcaAAATACACGGCGGTGGAACCGCCAGAGAGGAGATGACACAAGTGGAAATGTGCTATTCCAACTTTCCCTTTGCTCTCCAGCAACTAAATCCTGGCTTTGGAGGTACTGGGGAGATTAATCTGTTGGCTGCTGTGAATCCTCCCTGGCCCTAATGGCTTgacctttagaaaaaaaaaaaaaaccaccaaggTGGGACTTGGAGATGTCTCCAGGAGATGTGAGAGCTCAGCAGTGGCCACGTGCCTTTTGACAAGATTTTTAGTAAGAAGCAAAACCTGTTTCACTCTTAGGAGCCTTCATAAAGTGACTGAGCCCTCATCCATTCCTTCCCTGCAGACCACCTCTTCTTTAAAGCCCATAAGAGCACCATCAACTCCTTCCAATTTGGTGAAGATtaggagaaaaagctgaaaacttcTTGcaaggggaggggggtgggggagctGCCTGTGTGGTTGGCTCAGGTTTTGCTGGAAGGTTCTGGGTGAGCCTTGGGGAGGGTGTAAAGAGCACAACTTGGTGAGAGGTTCATCCCCTTCTCCAAAACATCTCTGGTTCCTGGGTTTGGAGGTGCTGCCAGAGGCTTTGTTCAGTTTAAGCCCCTCAGTCAGGGCAGGTTTCTTCACTCTCAGCTTGCAAACCcagctgcagaggggctgtTCCCACCTCCATCCACAGCCTGGCACATCCACCTTTCCTTCAGGAAGGTTTTTTCCATCCAAATAATTTCCCTGCTCTGTTTAAGACTCACACTGCTAGGAAATCCACATGCAGAAAGGATTCTCTCCTCACACCAAGAAGAATTCCGTGCCTGTGGTGGTAAATAGGGCAGGACCGGTCTCCAGGACTAACAAAAACTGGCAGGACAAGAGGTTTAACCAAACCAAAAGATTTTTGCCACctttttgctgcagcccagtggGAGCTCTGGAGGTCAGAAGCTGAGTCACACATATGTTCAGCCATGAAATACCAGGGGCCAGATGTGCCTTCTGGGTCAAGATGTCCCTGCACAGCCGATTGCAGGAAACTGGGAGATGTATCTGGACAGGACTTGTCCAAAACCCGCAGTAATCCCCGTGCCAGGTCCAGGACCTCTGCTCTGAGCCTCACTGGGGAAAGCTGGGGTGACCCCCTGTGGTCACAGCCTTGTCATGGCACGATTTTGGCTTCGAAAAAGCACgagtttgtggttttttttgcagtttagGTAAAAAGCAAAACCTGCATCACGTCCCTAAAACCTTCCCACCAAGGAAGAGGCACCATGGAGGGAGTTCAGCTAAACCTTCATCTCTCTGTCCATTTTCCACCCAAGTGGAAGGAAATGTGTCCCAGTGTCCCCATTTAGTCaaagcagctcttcccttcctcttctcatGCACAAAAGCAAGATCTGATGTCaacttttgtgggttttttttttagcatggGTGGGACCTTCCCCACTCCTCTTCATCCCTGAAAACGAAGGgatcagagaagaaaagaggaggggaaaaaaaactcaCCCCCAGTTGGTGCCTTTTGATGCTCACAAGGATTCACCCACGCAGCTCCCAGCCTTGGAGAAGTTTGGGGCAAGCCCTGCCCCCTGATTTTGGGTGTGCCCAAGCCCAGGGGGGTTGGTGTATGTGTCATCTGGTCACTCTGGGCCTGAAGAAGTAAGAAACTAAGTAATGTTGATTGTTTCCCTGGTAACAAGAGCGATTCATCGTGAGGGTAACGGGGGGGGGAAGagacatggaaaatgaaaatcatGTCTCAGAAGCACATTGTGTAATGATCTGGTTCAGAAGGCTCCTGCTCCACACAACATGTGTGCAATGACCTCAGCTATTTATAGAACAGTCTCtcaagttgttgtttttaattaaaaaggaagaaaaaccctcaaaactcatgtcccctgccagccctggagGCTGAACAAGGCCCACCCCAGCACAGGACAGCAGGTCTTGTCCAAGGGCAGTGATGGAGCCTCCAAAAACAATCCCCTGCAGGTGAAAATGACCAAAGCATGTGATGCTTCCACGACGaaagctgctgccacctgcaaTTCCTCATGAGAAAGAGGAATCTTTGAGCAGTCCTTTCATCTGAGCCATCCCTCCACAGGTATCTCTGAGCCCCTCGTGAGCTCTGGCCACCTCTGGATTAAAGACAGCTACTCTCCAAAGCCACCAAGGAGGTTCCTGGAGTAGCTCCAGATGTCAAACTCCAGTGAAAAAGCAGggaaacacacacagagcaggcagcaatTGCACTCTGCGCGCTGCCCAGTGATCTGTTGCCACAGCCTGGGCCCCAGATTTAACTTTCACCCAGAAGAAAGTCCTGCAgtcaaaacaaacaccaaaatcGTTAGAGCAAGGACAGCTGGCCAAAAACAAACCTCACCAAGCCATAAAGAGAGAGCAGGTACAGATAAAAGGAAGATGTGATTCAGCAAAGCCCCCCCAAGCTACACTGGGAGGATTGGGAGTCCCTGCACCCCCCTGATTCATAAGAAgcactttggttggaaaagacctttaggatcatccagcccaaccattcccccagccctgccaaggccaccactgccccatgtccctcagcaccacatctacagggcttggaaatccctccagggatggggactccccccctgccctgggcagcctgggccagggcctgacagccctttggggaagaaattgttcccaagatccaatctaaacaacttgaggccgtttcctcttgtcccatcacttgttcctggggagcagagcccgacccccctggctccaacctcctcccaggcagctgcagagccagcaggtctcccctcacctccttgtctccaggctggacacccccagctccctcagctgctcctcctcacacttgtgctccagccccttccccaggacACCGCCCAGCCGCTGCCTCACTCACTCCTGGGGACACACGAGCACTTCCCCTCAGCTGCCAAAACCCTGTGAGGTCAGACGCTCCGGCCTTCACACTTCAGAGGCAGGGCGGGGCCTGAGGGGCCTCGCCCCCCTCCCGCCGAGCTCACTGGCGCTACAGCCAGGCTGGAAGAGCCCTTCCAGACGAGGGGCGACggatggggagggggctttAAGGGAGGAACGAGGAGCCCCCCAGACATAGCGCCCCACACCACAGCGACCCCCGCCACCCGCCCCCGCGGCCTCAGGAGCGCTGGCCCTTAAGTACCAGAGGGGGCGGGGCCTCTGCCGCGGGAGAGTGGGCGTGGTCACCCCCGTGGCACCGCCCAATCCGAGCTCAGGGGGCGGGGCCGTTCCCGGCGCTGATTGGCTGAGCGCTGCCGTGCGTGCGTGCCGGGCCACGCCCCCCCGCCTCCTGCCACGTCCGTGCGGCGCTTGCGGCGGAGCCGGCGCGCGCGGCCTCGTGCGCGGGTgagcggggaggggggcggggggggggaggagaccctcggggggggaggggtgtgAGGTGAGGGGACCCCCCTGAGGGGCCCGAGCCGAGGTGTGAGGTGAGGGGACCCCCCTAAGGGCTGGTATGAGGTGAGGGGACCCCATGAGGGGCGGTGTGAGGTGAGGGGGCCCCCCTGAGGGGCCCGAGCCGAGGTGTGAGGTGAGGGGACCCCCTGAGGGGTGTTGTGAGGCGAGGGGACCCCTCAGTGAGCGGGGTGAGGTGAAGGGACCCCCCTCAGGGGCCCGAGCCGAGGTGTGAGGTGAGGGGACCCCTCAGTGAGTGGGGTGAGGTGAGGGGACCCCCCCTAAGGCCTGGTATGCGGTGAGGGGACCCCCCCAGTGAGCGGGGTGAGGTGAGGGGACCCCCCTAGAGTGGAGTTGTAAGGTGAGGAGACCCCTCAGTGAGCGGGGTGAGGTGAGGGGACCCCCCTCAGGGGCCCGAGCCGAGGTGTGAGGTGAGGGGACCCCCTGAGGGCTGTTGTGAGGCGAGGGGACCCCTCAGTGAGCGGGGTGAGGTGAGGGGACCCCCCCTAAGGGCTGGTATGAGGTGAGGAGACCCCCCGAAGAGCAGGGTGAGGTGAGGGGACCCCTCCGAGGGGTGTTGTGAGGTGAGGGGACCCCCCCTGCCTTGAGGAGCAGAGTGAGGTGAGGGGATGAGGGGGACTCTGCCACGGGGGGGGGGAtggattgggggggggggctggttGCAGCGTGTGGGGACCCTCCTGAGGTGCTGTGTTGGGGTGACGGGCTGAGGGGCTCGCCGCCCCCGTGGGGTTGTGTGAGGTGagggggggctgcgggggggacCCTCCTGAGGGGCTGCACATGGGGGTGCGTGGAGCTCCCCGGGGGCTGCTGCTTCAGGTGGGGGACCCCCCCATGAGGGGCTGTCTCTCACCCCTCGGAGCAAGGCACCCCGCTTCCCCACTTTCTGTTGAtccttgtttttttgctttaattagcCGGTATTTCTGTTGAGGAAGCCTTATTCCTGACTCTGGCGAGCGTGTGAAGCTTCAAACTACATCCTGCTCCGGCTGTAGTTTGAAAAATGACTCTTTTAGTTTGAGTCTTGAGGAGCATCTGCAAGGTGCTGCTTGAAGAGCATCAGCAGATTTCCTTCCTGgatgtgctttgctgctgctgctgtgtgtgtgtgtgtgtctgcagttGGTCTGATCCCTGGAACTCAGCACCAGGGCTTGGAAAACCTGGGGTTCTCACTTCTGACTCTCCCACCTATGGAAATGTTTCCCTTTGCACTTCATtttctcctgccctttccttcCAAAAATTCCCGTTGGCTGAGAGTTTGCATTGTTGTTTAATTGCTGgaacagcaatttttaaaaaacttttacGTGCAAGGTTGGGGTGGGAATGGGGATTAAAGGTCAGGTGGCAGAGAATAATATTTTGTGGTcgtgttgggtttggttttgccttAAAGCAGCTTTTTCAGTTGGGCTTCCAGAGCCACCTGGAGTTGGGAGGCTTGTGTGCTGCAGCTACACTGAGGTGCTTCATAACCAACACgctctgtgctttctctggGCAGCTGAACCAAGCTGTAAGGtgtctttattttgaaaactgcatcccaaatacatttttcttcgGGGGGGTTTGTTTGGCCTGTCCAACAGCCACTGTACCTTTTAAGGTCATTTGTTAACTGTAAAGTTAAAGAGGTGTAAAGACCTTCCAGCTTGGGAGGGCTTCCCATTGAAGTGCCAGGAACCTGGCAAGTATTGAACACGTGGCAAAGAATTATTTCCTGAGATGCAGCAATGAGGAAAATAGATCCCTTTGCTTCCTCTTATCCATAATCCTGAACAACAGACCATTCCCTCATCTCTGGTTGATCATTAACAGGTGTCTCACCGTCATCTTGGCAGGTCTGTCTTTCAGCTGTTAAGCTGGTGCTTGGTTTGGTGAGCAGACTGAGCAAACAGGCCTGCATGAGggaggcagtgcaggcagcctgGTGGGTCACCTGTGTTGTCACAGGTGTGACGTGGTGCCTCCTGGCTGAGACACTCAGTAAATCACTGAGGTGATGGGACTggctggggaaaggagggagtCTTCTTCCTGAAACGGAATGCAAGTGTAAGTCATCTCCTCTGTACTCAGTGAAGTGCTATTGTAGGGAGGTTTCTTGAGAGCGTGAGGTGCTTTCCTTTTCCAGGGCCTAAATATCCTAGTCAGTGTCTAatctgtttttgtgtttttccaagagaaaaagcTTCCCAGAGGGACACGAAAGTGCCACAGGTGTTGACTTTAGATGAGGTCCACggtgtctgtgtgtgctctTCAGGAGCTTCAACTGCAGATGAAGCAGAGGGCAGCTCTGGTTTCACTCACCTTTCCTTACATCCCTGAGGAGCGTCATGTGGCAGGATACAACCAGGGGAAACAGCATCTTCAGAGGTGAAAGAACAAACCAACATCTTCCTTACCCAGTGTCTTCTGTTCCAGaacccctgctgcagccatgaTGCCCGTGGCAGCTGTGATGCCTGATGACACACCCATGTTTGACCCAAACCTTCTGCATGAACTCGACTGGAGTGAGAACACCACGACGTTTTCTCCTGCCATTTCTCCCTTGGATCCAGGAGATGGCCTCGTTTTGAGGCCACTTTGCTCGGCCGATATAAACCGAGGTAAAATCCTGTTGAAACCAGCATGCCAGGTGAAGGTCCTGAACTAGGtggtatcatagaatcatggaatggtttgggttgggagggaccttaaagatcatctagatccaacccccctgcatgggcagggacacctcccaccagcccaggctgctccaagccccatccaacctgcccttcaacactgccagggatggggcagccacagcttccctgggcaacctgggccagggtctcaccaccctcacactcaaaTGTATTTCTGCCTGATCTCCCAATAGATCAGGGTTGCTCTTTTTATCTGATTAGGGCTATTATTTTCAGCAAGAATTTCGAGCACTTGGCACCATGGGTTGGTGCTGTGTTGGGTGGCCCTCAAATctgattttactgttttcacCTGAAAACCAATCTTGAAATTCAAGTAAAATCTTCCACATAACCCACAGCTTCCCATTCACCACAGCTTTAgagaggaagcagagctggtcATCCTGTTGcctttaatataaaataatgtgaACCAGCTTATTCTTCTTCAGTTCTTTAACTTAAATAAAAAGGTGGTTCTGAACGTACAGATTAATGTTCCATCGTTTCAAGCTTGTACTCTGCTTGAATTTGTGCATCTCCTGCACTCAAGCTGCAGTTTGCTGCTGATCCTTCAGAATTGCTGAGGGTGGGAGTTTGATTTTGAAGTCCAGCTCTGTGATATGCAGAGCACAGGCCTTTCCATGAGCAGGATGGTGCCCTGGGGATGTCAGCTCCCCAGACACCGTGTCGGGTGGTTGTGTGCTGCTTGGAGCTGGTTGTCTCTGTCCCTCACTcagagtttgggttttttcccttcttttatgACAGGCTTTTTTAAGGTTCTGGGTCAGCTGACTGAAACTGGAGTTGTGAGCCCGGAGCAGTTTATCAGTGAGTGTATCATGATTTTTTGGCATTTCCACAGAGGTTGCTGGGacctgaatcacagaatcttaggggttggaagggacctgggaagatcatccagtccaactcccctgccaggcaggatcacccagagcagatcccacaggaacacgtccaggcgggtttgaatgtctccagggatggagactccacagcctccctgggcagcctgtcccagggctctgtcaccctcacaggaaagaagttttttaaaggtgttttaaaacttctttaccTGGGGGATACTGATGCTGACAGCACATCTGCTTGGGTCTGAGGCTCCCAACTAGCCTGATGCTAGAGGGACTCATGAGCTCAGCTCCCCTGAGGCAGCCTTTGGCACTCAGTGCTGGATCCACTGCAGCCATCCCAAAGGGCTCCTTGGCTGGGACAGGCCTCAGTTGTACACCTGCTTTTGGGACTGAGCTTTGGGTACCTGGCAGAAGGGATGTGGGGGTGACAGTTTGTTGTGGCTGGGGTGGCAAGGCCCTGGCTTAACTTGGATGGTAGctcagcagcatcctcagcctGCTGCACTGGTTTGGCTGGGATGTAAGAGAACTTAAAGAGGTGCTGCCACCCTCACTGCAGTGCCCatctgcagaggtgctggggcaggagggctctCTTGGCAGCTGAGGAGAAggcatttgttttaatttctgctttttttctggttctgtCGGGTTAGTTTGATCCCAGGGCATCACGTTCTGGGGTGGTGGTGTTGTTGTTCCTTGTGAGCCCTGCAAGGGATCCAGGTTCTGACTCTGTTGCAAGTGGTGGACTTGCCAGGGGTTTAACCCGGGACGAACAGGGACTGTCCCTCTGTCTGTCTGCTCCCACAGAAACCTTTGAGCACATGAAGAGATCCGGGGATTACTACGTGACCGTGGTGGAAGACACCAATCTCGGGCAGATCGTTGCCACGGCAACGCTGGTGATCGAGCACAAGTTCACTCACTCCTGTGCAAAGGTAaatcctctccctgcagctgtcAAGTGAGGAGAAAGACCCTGTTCCCAGACTCcgtgcattttatttttatagtgttACTGTGTGATGAAGCACCCCCTGCTGGGTCAGTGACAAAGGCACTTTGGAAGTGTCTCCCACCCTTGGGTGCTCAGCTAAAAAGGGAAGCTTTggcttttctgaaggaaaaggagTCATGGTGTTTGTCCTGTTCTGCCTCCCCGTGAGCTTCTGAACTAGTCAGGCTTGGTTCTGAGGGAGCAGGTGGCTGAGATCTCACTGCTGGAGTCCCAGCTAGACGTGTGAAAACAAGGAGCTGTAGAAGCACAAGTCCCTCTGCGGGGATGGGCTGGGGTGGGAATGGGTCTTCTGCGGGGTGCTGGGAAGGGCGTTGTGAGCATTCCGGCCGCTGGAGGAGCTGTGTCGATCCAGACGGCAGGAAAACCAAGCAGGAAGTTGAGAGCAGTAGGGAAACCAACACCGCGGAGTTCTGTTGGACTAACCCTGCTGGTGTTTCCGCAGAGAGGAAGGATAGAAGATGTCGTGGTGAGCAGGGAGTGCAGAGGGAAGCAGCTTGGGAAACTGTGAGTATTCCTCCCCCTTGGCCATGCCAGGACAGGCAGGCAGCCCCTCACCCAGCTGCTTCCTGCCCCCCCACCAAACCCTCCCCAGCAAACAAGCCACCAAGGTGTGATAACTCCAGCTAATTGATCCAGCATTTCAGGGCTGTTTCCTGTAACTGTtggttttctgtctctttcagATTAACATCCACCCTGACCTTGCTAAGTAAGAGACTGAACTGTTACAAAATCACACTTGAGTGTCTGCCCAAAAATGTGGATTTCTACAAGAAGTTTGGCTACTCAGTCTCTGAAGAAAACTACATGTTTCAACGGTTCTTTAATTAGGAACTTCtagtctttgttttgtttgggtttttttttaaagactgttgGTGGAGGAGCTTGTGCTACAGAACATTCTCTTCGTGGAAAATTTATATAGTTTATTGCTGCAAATATAACAATCCCTATAAATAATGATCATCCAATGTGTaaatcctgcaaaaaaaaagaattattgaCACATTAGAAGGGTCCTTTGGGTTAGGAAATGAGCTCTTAGAACTAATTTTTACTACTGTTCAGTCTAAGTGAAGCTTTTTTGTTCTAGCTGAGTGACAAAGGACTTGTTAAAGGGATGGTTTTTAACCAAaggtatatatttttatctcaaatgttttcttgcattgtatttttctaaagGCTTGTGCTTCTTTTCATGGTAGCCAAAGTACAGCTGGTGGGATTGTGCTCCTGTCTGTACTTCCAGGATGGATGATGGAGCTCGGGTAGGGATGATGCTTCTCTGATGCAGAACAGGCATTTGTTGGTCTTCCCTTGAAACCTCACTGAGTCTTGTCAGTGTTTGTGTACCTGAAGTTTTATAGGCACTATTTTCCAAAACCAAATTTGTTCCTGTTTGGTGGAGAGAGGGGAGAACCCATAGGGGCTGTGCTAAAGCTGTTCcaagtctaaaaaaaaaaatggatgtgTACTTCTCACTGCAGGGCTCCTGCACTTTAGCTGATTACTTACTTTGTTTTCAGGATAATGACTTGTTTTctgacacacagaaaaacaatctGATGGTTTGTGACAGGGCAAAGGTAACCAGGGCTGACAGAGAATACCCCCCCTGTTGGGAATGGGGCTCTGGCTCAAGGGGAATGTGGTTTGGGATTGGCACGTGCCACCTGGCCAGCTCACTGGAACTAGAACTCCTGAGGACCAGGTGGTTTTTTGCTGGGAACAgcttctgcctccagcacagcaaagcagcagagggaTCCCCCTTCCTGTTCCCCAGGGATTGTTGCTGCTTTGGAGCATCCCTCTGGCTAGAAGATGGGAGGAATGATTTCAGCACTTTCGCCAGCCGTGGC
Encoded here:
- the GNPNAT1 gene encoding glucosamine 6-phosphate N-acetyltransferase translates to MMPVAAVMPDDTPMFDPNLLHELDWSENTTTFSPAISPLDPGDGLVLRPLCSADINRGFFKVLGQLTETGVVSPEQFIKTFEHMKRSGDYYVTVVEDTNLGQIVATATLVIEHKFTHSCAKRGRIEDVVVSRECRGKQLGKLLTSTLTLLSKRLNCYKITLECLPKNVDFYKKFGYSVSEENYMFQRFFN